One region of Sphingomonas kaistensis genomic DNA includes:
- the hutU gene encoding urocanate hydratase — MNDRRDNQRIIRARRGPELVAKSWQTEAAVRMLQNNLDDEVAEDPQSLVVYGGIGRAARDWASFDRIVETLERLEGDETMLVQSGKPVGVFRTHPDAPRVLLANSNLVPKWATWEHFHKLDRAGLMMYGQMTAGSWIYIGTQGIVQGTFETFAEMGRQHFGGDLSGKWILTAGLGGMGGAQPLAAVMAGAHCIAIECQESRIEKRLETRYLDRRAATIDEALEIIAAATEPTSVGLLGNAAEIVPEMLARGIRPDAITDQTSAHDPVNGYLPMGWTVAEWIERRERDPEGTAAAARISMARHVEALLSFKAEGIPVFDYGNNIRQEALDTGVEHAFDFPGFVPAYIRPLFCRGVGPFRWVALSGDPEDIYKTDAKVKELIPDDPHLHRWLDMARERIAFQGLPARICWVGLGQRHRLGLAFNEMVRSGELKAPVVIGRDHLDSGSVASPNRETEAMKDGSDAISDWPLLNALLNTASGATWVSLHHGGGVGMGYSQHAGMVIVADGTDEAARRLERVLWNDPATGVMRHADAGYEEAVACAREQGLDLPSLG; from the coding sequence GTGAACGACCGCCGCGACAATCAGCGCATCATCCGGGCCCGTCGCGGCCCCGAGCTGGTCGCCAAAAGCTGGCAAACCGAAGCGGCGGTGCGGATGCTCCAGAATAATCTCGACGACGAGGTGGCGGAGGATCCGCAGAGCCTGGTCGTCTACGGCGGCATCGGCCGCGCCGCGCGCGACTGGGCGAGTTTCGACCGGATCGTCGAGACGCTGGAGCGGCTGGAGGGCGACGAGACGATGCTGGTACAGTCGGGCAAGCCGGTCGGTGTCTTCCGCACCCACCCCGACGCCCCCCGCGTGCTGCTGGCGAATTCGAACCTCGTCCCCAAGTGGGCGACGTGGGAGCATTTTCACAAGCTCGATCGCGCGGGCCTGATGATGTACGGCCAGATGACCGCCGGCAGCTGGATCTACATCGGCACGCAGGGCATCGTTCAGGGCACCTTTGAAACCTTTGCCGAGATGGGACGCCAGCATTTCGGCGGTGACCTGTCGGGCAAGTGGATCCTGACCGCCGGCCTCGGCGGGATGGGCGGGGCGCAGCCGCTGGCGGCGGTGATGGCCGGCGCGCACTGCATCGCCATCGAATGCCAGGAAAGCCGGATCGAGAAACGCCTCGAAACCCGCTACCTCGACCGCCGCGCCGCGACCATCGACGAGGCGCTCGAGATCATCGCCGCGGCGACGGAGCCGACCAGTGTCGGCCTGCTCGGAAACGCGGCCGAGATCGTCCCCGAGATGCTCGCCCGCGGCATCCGGCCGGACGCCATCACCGACCAGACCAGCGCCCACGATCCGGTCAACGGCTACCTGCCAATGGGCTGGACCGTCGCCGAATGGATCGAGCGCCGCGAGCGTGACCCCGAGGGCACCGCGGCGGCCGCGCGCATCTCCATGGCGCGCCATGTCGAGGCACTGTTAAGCTTCAAGGCCGAGGGCATCCCCGTCTTCGACTATGGCAACAACATCCGCCAGGAAGCGCTCGACACCGGCGTCGAGCATGCCTTCGACTTCCCCGGCTTCGTGCCGGCCTACATCCGGCCCCTGTTCTGCCGCGGGGTGGGGCCGTTCCGCTGGGTCGCGCTGAGCGGCGATCCCGAGGACATCTACAAGACCGATGCCAAGGTGAAGGAGCTGATCCCCGACGACCCCCACCTCCACCGCTGGCTCGACATGGCGCGCGAGCGGATCGCGTTCCAGGGCCTGCCCGCGCGCATCTGCTGGGTCGGCCTCGGCCAGCGCCACCGCCTCGGCCTCGCCTTCAACGAGATGGTGCGCAGCGGCGAACTCAAGGCGCCGGTCGTGATCGGCCGCGACCATCTCGACAGCGGCTCGGTCGCGAGCCCCAACCGTGAGACCGAGGCGATGAAGGACGGCAGCGATGCGATCAGCGACTGGCCGCTGCTCAACGCCCTGCTCAACACCGCGAGCGGCGCGACCTGGGTATCGCTCCACCACGGCGGCGGGGTCGGAATGGGCTATAGCCAGCATGCCGGCATGGTGATCGTTGCCGACGGCACCGACGAAGCCGCGCGGCGGCTGGAGCGCGTGCTGTGGAACGACCCAGCCACCGGGGTCATGCGTCACGCCGATGCGGGGTATGAGGAAGCGGTGGCCTGCGCGCGGGAGCAGGGGCTGGACCTGCCGAGCCTCGGCTGA
- a CDS encoding M14 family metallopeptidase, whose product MSISVNSAFDSGNIRLVKAEGSTLDLEIVNDAQSDFYQWFHFRLAGVRGQALTLRLTNCAKSAYPMGWPGYQARVSTDRENWVLADTSYDNGVLTINAEVDSDLLWVAYFAPYSMDRHNDLVAALAELPQVTHRELGVSLDGQAIDCLTIGEGPLTVWLYARQHPGESMAEWWMEGALERLVDPDDAVARALRARCTFHCVPNMNPDGSARGHLRTNAVGVNLNREWHAPSAERSPEVLCVRNAMDEAKPVFAMDIHGDEAIAANFLAGFEGIPSLTARQEEKYHLFANTLERICPDFQTSQGYELSRPGEANLSMSTTQLAERYGCVSMTLEMPFKDHDPLADPVHGWSPERSKRLAHSCLDALHQILPELEAK is encoded by the coding sequence ATGTCCATATCCGTCAACAGCGCCTTCGACAGCGGCAACATCCGGCTGGTCAAGGCAGAGGGTTCGACCCTCGACCTCGAGATCGTCAACGACGCTCAGTCCGATTTCTACCAGTGGTTCCACTTCCGCCTGGCCGGCGTGCGCGGCCAGGCGCTGACGCTGCGGCTCACCAATTGCGCGAAGTCGGCCTATCCGATGGGCTGGCCGGGCTATCAGGCGCGGGTGTCGACCGACCGCGAGAATTGGGTGCTGGCCGACACCAGTTATGACAATGGCGTGCTGACCATCAACGCCGAGGTCGACAGCGACCTGCTGTGGGTGGCCTATTTCGCGCCCTATTCGATGGACCGGCACAACGACCTCGTCGCCGCACTGGCCGAGCTGCCGCAGGTGACCCACCGCGAGCTGGGCGTCAGCCTCGACGGGCAGGCGATCGATTGCCTGACGATCGGCGAGGGGCCGCTCACCGTTTGGCTTTATGCCCGCCAGCATCCGGGCGAGAGCATGGCCGAATGGTGGATGGAAGGCGCGCTGGAGCGGCTGGTCGATCCCGACGACGCGGTTGCCCGCGCGCTGCGTGCCCGCTGCACCTTCCACTGCGTGCCCAACATGAACCCCGACGGGTCCGCGCGCGGGCACCTGCGTACCAATGCGGTGGGCGTGAACCTCAACCGCGAATGGCATGCGCCGTCGGCGGAGCGCAGCCCCGAAGTGCTGTGCGTCCGCAATGCGATGGACGAGGCCAAGCCGGTGTTCGCGATGGACATCCACGGGGACGAGGCGATCGCCGCCAACTTCCTGGCGGGCTTCGAGGGTATTCCCAGCCTGACCGCGCGGCAGGAGGAGAAGTACCATCTGTTTGCCAACACGCTGGAGCGGATCTGCCCCGATTTCCAGACCAGCCAGGGCTATGAACTGTCGCGGCCGGGCGAGGCCAATCTGTCGATGAGCACGACCCAGCTTGCCGAGCGCTACGGATGCGTGTCGATGACGCTGGAAATGCCGTTCAAGGACCATGATCCGCTGGCCGACCCGGTCCACGGGTGGAGCCCGGAGCGGTCCAAGCGGCTGGCCCATTCGTGCCTCGACGCGCTGCACCAGATCCTGCCCGAACTGGAGGCGAAGTAA
- a CDS encoding M50 family metallopeptidase: MRSRNLERDRNVRIAMMMLIALASVLLWQTSPGQFILYPFTILATWFHEFGHGLAALLTGNAFHEMLIFPNGSGLASTGRRYDAYRLTHALIPAGGLLGPPIAGALLIVASRSREATQGGLSLLGILLIASTAIWVRTLVGWLVLPAMGAIILVIAYRASPAVQRLAIQLLGVQAVISVWAQLDYLFMSEANVDGKVGRSDSAAIADALFAPYWFWGAAISVASFALLWWSLKVAIRR; encoded by the coding sequence ATGCGCAGCAGAAATCTAGAACGAGACAGAAACGTCCGCATCGCCATGATGATGCTAATTGCACTTGCTTCCGTTTTGCTTTGGCAGACATCGCCCGGCCAGTTCATCCTCTACCCCTTCACCATCCTCGCGACCTGGTTTCACGAGTTCGGGCACGGCCTTGCAGCCTTGCTGACCGGTAACGCATTCCACGAAATGCTGATCTTTCCTAATGGGTCCGGGCTTGCCAGCACAGGTCGGCGCTATGACGCCTACCGCCTTACCCACGCCCTGATCCCAGCAGGCGGTCTGTTAGGCCCTCCGATTGCCGGCGCGCTGCTCATCGTTGCATCGCGTAGCCGTGAAGCAACGCAGGGTGGCCTCAGCCTGCTCGGGATCCTGTTGATTGCCTCGACCGCGATCTGGGTCAGAACCCTTGTCGGATGGTTGGTCCTGCCAGCGATGGGCGCGATCATTCTCGTGATCGCGTACCGTGCGTCTCCCGCCGTCCAGCGCCTTGCGATCCAGTTACTCGGCGTGCAGGCCGTCATCAGCGTATGGGCGCAGCTCGACTATCTCTTCATGTCCGAAGCCAATGTCGACGGTAAGGTCGGGCGTTCGGATTCAGCCGCCATCGCCGATGCGTTGTTTGCCCCCTATTGGTTCTGGGGCGCCGCCATCAGCGTCGCGAGTTTTGCCTTGCTGTGGTGGAGCCTGAAGGTCGCAATTCGGCGCTGA
- the hutH gene encoding histidine ammonia-lyase, giving the protein MLILDPEAITLATLRQLRNGSSARLDDAALGRIDASAAAVARIVAGGETVYGINTGFGLLAQERIPHDRLAELQRNLILSHSCGLGEATPRHVTRLMIVLKLLGLGRGHSGVRREVVEALQALLDGDAMPVIPSQGSVGASGDLAPLAHMTAALMGHGWIDLAGERLPAAAALERMGRAPLELGPKEGLALINGTQFSTAVALDALFAAERVFGAALQAGALAVDALKGSVKPFDPRISALRGQPGQIRVAGELSRLLDGSAIVSSHHRCGRVQDPYSFRCQPQVMGAALDLLENAARTLTIEAAAVTDNPILFSGEDGDDAISGGNFHAQPVAFAADTITLALCEIASLSERRISVLVDPKMSGLPAFLTDDGGVNSGLMIPQVTAAALVAENRSLAFPASVDSIPTSAGQEDHVSMAPIAARKAVAVARNAAGVVAVELITAAQGVDYHAPLATSPALAALHGAVRAISPRLEADRYWADEMAALQSAVLDGRMSGGFLLGR; this is encoded by the coding sequence ATGCTTATCCTCGATCCCGAAGCCATCACCCTCGCCACCCTTCGCCAGCTGCGGAACGGGTCGTCCGCCCGCCTCGATGACGCCGCGCTTGGCCGCATCGACGCTTCCGCTGCCGCCGTCGCGCGCATCGTTGCCGGCGGGGAGACGGTGTACGGGATCAACACCGGCTTTGGCCTGCTGGCGCAGGAGCGCATTCCGCATGATCGGCTGGCCGAGCTTCAGCGCAACCTCATCCTCTCGCACAGCTGCGGTCTGGGCGAGGCGACGCCTCGGCACGTCACGCGGCTGATGATCGTGCTCAAGCTGCTCGGGCTGGGGCGCGGGCATTCGGGGGTGCGGCGCGAGGTCGTCGAGGCACTGCAGGCGCTGCTCGATGGCGATGCGATGCCGGTGATCCCCTCGCAGGGGTCGGTCGGTGCGTCGGGCGATCTCGCACCGCTGGCGCACATGACCGCGGCCTTGATGGGGCATGGCTGGATCGACCTCGCCGGCGAGCGCCTGCCCGCGGCCGCCGCGCTGGAGCGGATGGGGCGGGCGCCGCTGGAGCTCGGGCCCAAGGAAGGGCTGGCGCTGATCAACGGGACCCAGTTCAGCACCGCGGTGGCGCTCGACGCGCTGTTCGCGGCGGAGCGGGTGTTCGGGGCCGCGCTGCAGGCCGGGGCGCTGGCGGTCGATGCGCTGAAGGGCAGCGTCAAGCCGTTCGACCCGCGCATCTCGGCGTTGCGCGGACAGCCGGGACAGATCCGCGTCGCGGGCGAACTCAGCCGCTTGCTCGACGGATCGGCGATCGTCTCCTCGCACCATCGCTGCGGCCGGGTGCAGGACCCTTACAGCTTCCGCTGCCAGCCGCAGGTGATGGGCGCCGCGCTCGACCTGCTTGAGAATGCCGCGCGCACCCTGACCATCGAAGCCGCTGCGGTTACCGACAATCCGATCCTGTTCAGCGGCGAGGATGGCGACGACGCCATCTCGGGCGGCAACTTCCACGCCCAGCCGGTCGCCTTCGCCGCCGACACCATTACCCTTGCGCTGTGCGAAATCGCCAGCCTGTCCGAGCGGCGCATCTCGGTGCTGGTCGATCCCAAGATGAGCGGGCTGCCGGCGTTCCTGACCGACGACGGCGGGGTCAACAGCGGGCTGATGATCCCGCAGGTCACCGCCGCCGCGCTGGTGGCGGAAAACCGCAGCCTCGCCTTCCCGGCCTCGGTCGATTCGATCCCGACCTCGGCCGGCCAGGAAGACCATGTCTCGATGGCCCCGATCGCCGCGCGCAAGGCGGTGGCCGTGGCACGCAACGCGGCCGGCGTGGTGGCGGTGGAGCTGATCACTGCCGCGCAGGGGGTCGATTACCATGCCCCGCTGGCCACCTCCCCGGCGCTCGCCGCGCTGCATGGCGCGGTACGTGCGATCAGTCCGCGGCTTGAGGCGGACCGTTATTGGGCGGATGAAATGGCGGCGCTGCAGTCGGCGGTGCTCGACGGGCGGATGAGCGGCGGCTTTCTTCTTGGCCGCTGA